CTCGGGCATCTTCTGCTTGGGCGCGCAGCCACACACCCTGGTTGGCGGCGAGCAGGGTGGCGGCGGCTACTTGTTCGGTCAGCTCCAGTACGCGGATTGCATCGCGGGCGGCAATGGTGCCCATGCTCACCTTGTCCTGGTTGTGGCACTCGGTGGAGCGTGAGAACACACTGGCCGGCATGGTGTTCTTCAGCGCTTCGGCGGTCCAGGCGCTGGTGCCGATCTGCACGGCCTTGAAGCCGTGGTTGATCATCGCGCGGTCGGCGGGGGCGCCCGAAAGGTTGCTTGGCAGGCCATGGTTGTAACGCACGTCCACCAGCAGCGCGAGCTGGCGGTCGAGCAGGTCGGCGACGTTGGCCACCAGGGTCTTGAGGCTGTCCATGGCGAAGGCGATATGCCCGCCGTAGAAGTGCCCGCCGTGCAGTACGCGTTCTTCTTCAGCGTCGATGATCGGGTTGTCGTTGGCGCTGTTGAGTTCGATCTCGATGAACGAGCGCAGCCAGCTCAGGCTGTCGGCCAACACGCCGAGTACATGGGGCGCGCAGCGCAGCGAGTAGCGATCCTGCAAGCGATGCAGCGGTGCGGTCGGTGCATCGATCGCCAGGTCGTTGCGCAGCCACGCGGCCACTTGCATCTGCCCAGGGTGCGGCTTGGCGGCGAACAGGCGCTCGTCGAAGTGTTCCGGGTTGCCTTGCAGCGCCACCACATTGAGCGCGGTGATGCGTGTGGCCAGGTGCAGCAGGTAGTCGGCGCGAGCGAAAGCCAGGCAGGCCAGGCCAGTCATCACGGCGGTGCCGTTCATCAAGGCCAGGGCTTCCTTGGGGCGCAGCACCAAAGGCTCCCAGCCCAGTTCGCGGTGCACGTCGGCCGCCGGGCGGCGTTCGCCACGAAACAGCACTTCACGTTCGCCGGACAAGGTCGCTGCCACGTAGGACAGCGGCGTCAGATCACCGCTGGCGCCCACCGAGCCTTCTTC
This genomic stretch from Pseudomonas synxantha BG33R harbors:
- a CDS encoding HAL/PAL/TAL family ammonia-lyase; its protein translation is MTTHLEPVTFGERPLRIEDVLALANRQVPTQLQGDAAYRQRIAKGAQFLDSLLDKEGVIYGVTTGYGDSCVVAVPLEHVEALPRHLYTFHGCGLGKLLDAQATRAVLAARLQSLCHGVSGVRVELLERLHAFLEHDVLPLIPEEGSVGASGDLTPLSYVAATLSGEREVLFRGERRPAADVHRELGWEPLVLRPKEALALMNGTAVMTGLACLAFARADYLLHLATRITALNVVALQGNPEHFDERLFAAKPHPGQMQVAAWLRNDLAIDAPTAPLHRLQDRYSLRCAPHVLGVLADSLSWLRSFIEIELNSANDNPIIDAEEERVLHGGHFYGGHIAFAMDSLKTLVANVADLLDRQLALLVDVRYNHGLPSNLSGAPADRAMINHGFKAVQIGTSAWTAEALKNTMPASVFSRSTECHNQDKVSMGTIAARDAIRVLELTEQVAAATLLAANQGVWLRAQAEDARALPPALAAMHAELAMDFPPVIEDRALEGELRLCLQRIATQHWRLHA